One segment of Solanum stenotomum isolate F172 chromosome 1, ASM1918654v1, whole genome shotgun sequence DNA contains the following:
- the LOC125855174 gene encoding uncharacterized protein LOC125855174, with the protein MCFSSKAKLKRAVTIWSLCKNKEFKVVISTKSLWTVKCRFYDSLGCPWFLRGRKVGGSLWKIEKYFNNHRCETEGLTTGHTNLDTNLIASLFLNQIRKNPKLLVVDVICKVHEKFGQQVTYKKVWLGRQRAFTLVYGDFQKSFSELPKFFATFQYFNPGTIVEWKHEESKSSPEVKTFKFVFWAIKSCIDGFQTCRPVISVDGTHMYGKYEIKLLIVVGVDGNDNILPLAFSIVDKESKEAWKCFFRKLSAHVIKDREDICIISDRAKGILTSLSKLWRFQEPRAFHRFCLRHLKSNFQSQFSNRDLSNLMWRTSTAHQVRKFEALMWEIQEKNREAYEYLM; encoded by the coding sequence atgtgttttaGTAGTAAAGCTAAGTTGAAACGGGCTGTGACAATTTGGAGTTTGtgcaaaaataaagaatttaaggTTGTAATATCAACTAAGAGCTTATGGACTGTGAAATGCAGATTTTATGATTCATTGGGTTGTCCATGGTTTCTTCGTGGTCGGAAGGTTGGAGGTAGCCTTTGGAAGATAGAAAAGTATTTTAATAATCATAGATGTGAGACTGAAGGGCTTACAACAGGTCACACTAACTTAGATACCAATTTAATTGCATCTTTGTTTTTAAATCAAATACGTAAAAATCCAAAATTGTTGGTAGTGGATGTCATTtgtaaggttcatgaaaaatttGGTCAACAAGTAACATATAAAAAAGTGTGGCTTGGACGTCAACGCGCATTTACATTGGTATATGGTGATTTTCAGAAATCATTTAGTGAGCTTCCTAAGTTTTTTGCAACTTTTCAATACTTTAATCCTGGAACAATTGTGGAATGGAAACACGAAGAGTCAAAGAGTTCACCGGAGGTAAAAACTTTCAAGTTTGTATTTTGGGCTATCAAGTCATGTATTGATGGATTCCAAACTTGTCGTCCTGTTATTTCAGTAGATGGAACTCATATGTATGGTAAATATGAGATAAAATTGTTAATTGTTGTTGGAGTTGACGGAAATGATAACATTCTTCCTCTTGCGTTTAGTATTGTTGACAAGGAATCGAAAGAGGCATGGAAATGTTTTTTTAGGAAATTGAGTGCACATGTGATAAAGGATAGAGAAGATATTTGTATTATCTCTGATAGGGCAAAAGGAATCTTGACTAGTTTATCAAAGTTGTGGCGATTTCAGGAGCCTCGGGCCTTTCATCGATTTTGTCTAAGACATCTTAAAAGTAACTTTCAATCTCAATTTTCAAATAGGGACCTCAGTAATCTTATGTGGAGGACTTCTACAGCTCATCAAGTAAGGAAGTTTGAAGCTTTGATGTgggaaattcaagaaaaaaatagagaagcaTATGAATACCTCATGTGA